The nucleotide window gcgacggctggtcatgttggaatggacctttgctggaagcgctctgatgataactcgcagaaaggagaagatgtggtttggacctaaatccccatcccgttaaataggcggctcgtttatacggctaggggtgtggatgtaaaaatgTCCCGGCTTTTCGCACttgtttgacacgtggaagacagccattattgggcgtggaagccgaggagcactacattacaaaaatcgaacattattcctacaggtacacaagatttggagaagaacccgccttgcaatgccgaacaatctgcgcgccggactcgtcgtcattgaagcctggttcgggggctactgagggagtcctggattagggggtgttcgggtagccggactataccttcagccggactccaggactatgaagatacaagattgaagacttcgtcccgtgtccggatgggactttccttggcgatgcggatattcaagatctcctaccattgtaactgactctatgtaaccctaaccctatccggtgtctatataaaccggagggttgtagtccgtaggcgatCTACTCCATatacaataatcataccataggctagcttctagggtttagcctccttaatctcgtggtagatctactcttgtactacccatatcatcaatattaatcaagcaggacgtagagttttacctccaccaagagggcccgaacctgggtaaaacatcgtgttccctgcctcctgttaccatccggcctagacgcacagttcgggacccactacccgagattcgccggttttgacaccgacaaatggtgtgttgacaaaaggtggaaagaaatatttcatgacgttaattgatgactccactagatactgccgtgtgtatcttctgaaatctaaggatgaggctttgaactttttcaagatctacaaagctgaagtggaaaaccaacttgattgAAAAATCAAGAGGCTCAGGTCCaaccgtggtggagagtatttttccaatgagtttgatgctttttgtgtggagcatggtataatccatgagaggacgcctccctactcacctcagtcaaatgggatggccgaaagaaagaaccgtactctaactgatttggttaacgccatgttagacacatcgggtctctccaaggcatggtggggagacgatattgacagcatgtcatgtcctgaaccgagtccccacaaagaacaaagagataactccattcgaggaatgggagaagaaaaagttaaaactctcttatctacgaacatggggttgtttggcgaaagtcaatgttccaattccaaagaagcggaaacttggaccaaagactgtggattgtgttttcctgggatatgcttttcatagcattggctatagattcttggttgtaaaatctgaggtacctgacatgcatgtcggtacgatcatggagtcgaatgatgcgactttctttgaagatatctttcccatgaaggatatggctacctcatctaatcaggagatgcctagttcatcgaatcaggaaccagttacaattaccgaacccacaatttcgatggaacactttgaaagtcctgtggaggagaacaatgaagttcctattaggagcaagagacagaggactgcaaagtcctttggtgatgattttcttgtgtacctcatagatgacactcccagttctatttcagaggcctatgcatctgaagatgctgactactggaaggaagcggttcgtagcgagatggattccatcttggcaaatgaaacttgggagataactgatcgtccttatgggtgcaaacctataggatgcaaatgggtattcaagaagaagcttaggcctgatggtactattgaaaagtacaaggctcggctcgtggctaagggttatacccaaaaggaaggtgaagacttctttgatacttactcacctgtggctcaactgaccactattcgagttctactttcactagctgcctcgcatggtcttctcgttcatcaaatggatgttaagactcctttcctaaatggagagttggacgaggaaatttatatggaacaaccagatgggtttgtactagatggtcaggaagggaaagtgtgcaagttgctgaagtctttgtacggacttaagcaagcacccaaacagtggcacGAAAGGTCACTCGGGAGCTGGAAAGTTTTTGCTGTAGTGGATATTGAATACGAACGCTGCACTCTTCGGCTGCTGTCTGTTCGTTTCATCTCCCGCGTTCCCTTCAGCTCCCGGCGCAGCCTCttgcctccttctcttgcgcctataaaagggaggtcgctcctctcagagagacgcaccagaatctcttcctcctctcgccacaagttcctgagcactgcgctgctgctacgttcttccgcatcccgtcttgcggcgtgcaccgcaggtcgggacagtaggcctccgaaaccgcaccttttgagtcctgtacgggagaagggtgataaggtttttggggagcgctcagcgcgactactggccgcttcatcacggacgatccggtcgccgacgactacttccccgacgacgacttcttccccgacgtccacgacctcctcgacgacatggcaggcgaggacaccgaccccaagtccagcgcttctgctgctgctgtcccgtacgtgttcttgtctttcctgttaaaggttctgccgcagttccttgttctagtccttgtcctacacatgataggttctacttcatatatgctacttgctatactgtctgctttagatatgataggctacggttcatatatgcagaagctatttaccttctctctgtcagaacgcatgacttgttttatctctactatattagtcatgctttatctagtatttctgttaataaaatcatttggtaattgctcatatttccaacaatccaaaaaccttattataggcaatttaccccaagtggttttgctgcttccatgagacctcctatgtttgagggtatccactataagaggtggcgtgtgagagcagtcttatggtttcaaaccatgagttgctatgacgccactctcggcaaacctgaaggagagcttgatgctcaacaggcacaagcttttcagaaaatggatactttgtttaaggctgctctcttgagagttcttggtgagaacatagttgatgcttatgcgtcaattgataatggaaaagatatgtgggatgcactcgaggccaagtttggggtctcgaatgctggcactgagctgtacatcatggatcaattctatgattacaggatgactgaagagcgctccgtggttgagcaagctcatgagatacagtcatttgctagagaacttgagcacttcagttgtatgctaccggacaagtttgttgccggaggtatcatcactaagcttcctccttcgtggaggaactttgctaccttactgaagcataagaggcaggagttttccgttccggatctcattggcactcttgatgtggaagaaaaggcgagagcaaaggacacacgtgctcgaggtattgagggaggatctagtgccaatgtggtacagaagcagaacttccagccccacaagttcaagaacaagggcaagtttgatggtaaagcaaagtttgaggagaagaacaaggctgtgcaacacacgaacttcaagaagaagaatgacaagaagaaaggtgcttgtcatgtgtgtggggatcctgatcattgggctcctagttgccctaatcgctatgacaagcgtcattctgggaaaggcggcaagaccgctaatgttgtcattggagacactgacatgaaggatgctgggtatggtatatttcccactattctttcagtatgtcattctcctgactggttgattgacagggtgctaatgtgcatgtatgcggtgatatttccatgtttttgTCTTATCAGGCCGCAaggacttcaaccgtgctgatgggcaacggttcaagtgcttctgttcgtggtgttggcacggtcgatctgaagtttacttcggggaagatcgtgcggctgaagaacgtgcattatgtcccctccgtcaataaaaatcttgttagcggatctcttctgtgtagagatggctacaagcttgcCTTTGAGTcaaataaatttgtaatatccaagtatggaacctttgttggtaaaggctatgagtcaggaggcttgtttcgtttatccttatcagccgtttgcaataaagttgttaatcatatttgcaacaatagtgaatccaacgtgtggcattcacgtctttgtcatgttaactttggttgcatgtcacgactagcgaagttgaacttaatccctagtttctcCATCGTCAAGGGATCTCAGTGTCAAGTGTGTGtacaagctaagcaacctcgtaagtctcacacgactgcggaaataagaaaccttgcaccactagagctcatacattcagatctatgtgaaatgaatgatgtgttgacaaaaggtggaaagaaatatttcatgacgttaattgatgactccactagataatgtcgtgtgtatcttctgaaatctatggatgaggctttgaactttttcaagatctacaaagctgaagtggaaaaccaacttgaccgaaaaatcaagaggcttaggtccgaccgtggtggatagtatttttccaatgagtttgatgctttttgtgcggaacatggtataatccatgagaggacgcctccctactcacctcagtcaaatgggatggccgaaagaaagaaccgtactctaacttatttggttaacgccatgttagacacatcgggtctctccaaggcatggtggggggaggcgatattgatagcatgtcatgtcctgaaccgagtccccacaaagaacaaagagatatctccattcgaggaatgggagaagaaaaggttaaaactctcttatctacgaacatggggttgtttggcgaaagtcaatgttccaattccaaagaagcggaaacttggaccaaagactgtggattgtgttttcctgggatatgcttttcatagcattggctatagattcttggttgtaaaatctgaggtacctgacatacatgtcggtacgatcatggagtcgaatgatgcgactttctttgaagatatctttcccatgaaggatatggctacctcatctaatcaggagatgcctagttcatcgaatcaggaaccagttacaattaccgaacccacaatttcgatggaacactttgaaagtcctgtggaggagaacaatgaagttcctattaggagcaagagacagaggactgcaaagtcctttggtgatgattttcttgtgtacctcatagatgacactcccagttctatttcagaggcctatgcatctgaagatgctgactactggaaggaagcggttcgtagcgagatggattccatcttggcaaatgaaacttcggagataactgatcgtccttatgggtgcaaacctataggatgcaaatgggtattcaagaagaagcttaggcctgatggtactattgaaaagtacaaggctcggctcgtggctaagggttatatacccaaaaggaaggtgaagacttctttgatacttactcacctgtggctcgactgaccactattcgagtcatttcctgttaaaggttctgccgcagttccttgttctagtccttgtcctacacgtgataggttctacttcatatatgctacttgctatactgtctggtttagatatgataggctacggttcatatatgcagaagctatttaccttctctctgtcagaacgcatgacttgttttatctctactatattagtcatgctttatctagtatttctgttaataaaatcatttggtaaattgctcatatttccaacacatagAAGATAAATCTGCAGCGAGCATACATTAATTAATATGCATATGCATATAAAACTCTATTAGATTGTCAATCAACAAGATTTAAGTAGTCGTTATTCTCCACGTGGGAAGACCTCTTTGCTATTCAAGAACAGAACACGCGACAAATATTCAATCAGGACATGACCTAACAACTCCAGAACTCATATGGAAACAAATAAAATATAGCACTTCAACACTTCACTATTGGGAGGAATGAAAGAAAAATACTCCCTCAGTCCCACAATGCAAGACGTTTTTTAGTGTAGTATTAAGAAACATCTTACATTGTGGGGCAGAGGGAGTATTACTTAACCTTTGTAAGGACAGCGAAGAAGCAACAAAAGTATTAAaaaaaagtactccctccgttccgtgacgtaagacgttttttgacactaatGTAGTGCCAAAAAAAACGTTTTATATTATAGGATGGAGCGAGTAATATCTAGTTGCGCAATAAAATCAGAAGTTCTTGATGATCCACACTTAAAGATGGGCTCGCAGAcattttgaaggaaatatgtACTCCAGGGCTAATTTTAGCCTAAGCATGATAGTTCTGAGCATGGGCATTTATTTCTCCACCTTTTTAATGTTTGTAAAAATCCAATATGTTAATCAAGTGAGGCGAAAGCCATGATGGCAAGGCAAGACAACCACATGCAACGCCCGAGGAAGGACCACCTGCCGGCGAGGTAATCCTGTGACACTGTCCGCCAGATCAAGAGAAAGGCCCACATGGCAGTGAGAACATATTGCACCAACCATTAGCAGGACAACAGTCAACGACGACTCGGACGGCAAATGGCCTGAGAACGCCCGGTATCCACCAGGTTTGAGGCTTTATCTTGAATTCGGAAGTCAGTCCAGAACAATTGTCTATGAGTAGTTGTTTGGAAACATTGGTGCCTTTGCTGGTCTATGAGTTCATATCTAATGGAACACTATGTCCTTCAAACACTTAAGCGAGTGTTAAGTGCTTGCTTTCATGGGATGATCGCATTAGGATTGCAGTAGAAACTGCGACTGCTCTTGCTTATCTCTACTTAGCTGCTACAATGCCAATTTTCCATAGGGATGTCAAATCAGCCAATATATTGTTACATGACAATTTTATACAAAGGCATCTGACTTGGGTGATTTAAGGTCTGTATTACTCGAACATACTCCTGTGGCGACAATTGTACATGCATGGTAGGATTGGTTATACTTAGACAGGGAGTATGAACTGACTGGGAGGAGTGATGTTTATAGTTTTGGAGTTGTGCTTGTGGAGCCTCTCATTAGAAACAAGCCAATTTTAAACTCATCTCATTATTTGGTGTAAGCATTTCATCAGGGAACTCTCATGGGAATTAGGGATTCTCGAGTTTTGCGAGAAGCAGCTGCCGAAGAATTGATGTTATTGCATCAATAGCAGAATCATGCTTGAGCTGAAGCAGAGAGGCCGACCATGAAAAAGATGTAAAATTGTTCATACTTGTAGCGAACAATTTCTACCTCGTTCATGGTCAGCCTCTCATGGTTCATGGTCGGCCATGAAAAAGATGTAAAATTGACATCTCTACGCAAAATTGGCGCTAGCTAGCAGCTAACTAGAGATAAACAGGAGCAGCTTATACCGCATGCAATCCTAACGCGGTCGATCATCCCATGAAAAGCACGCATTGGACACTTACGGCGCCGCGTGTGGATTCATGGTTTTCCTCACGCGCCAGCAAAAGCACCATTGCTTCCGTGTTCTTCAGACAGAGCGGCCGCATGGTCTTCCTCCCTCCCTCTGTCAGAAAGCAAAATTCTGAGTTTTAGCCGATGATCAAGGCGCCGAGATCTACTGATTATCAGTTCTCAGCCCACGCACGTTTGCAGAGCACGTATATATGGAAGATCACACGGAAGAATTTCTCCAATTCCACTGACCTCTGGCCGGAAGCGCCGCCTTCCGCCGATCCGGAGCTGGATCGGGCGTCGATCGGGGCTCGATCGACGGCGCGCGCTCGAACTCCGCCACGGTGGCTGGGAGGAGGAGGCTCCGGGGGAAGAGGAGCTCGGGAGGGAGAGGAATGGGGCGAGGGATCCGCGGGGGAGGACAAAAAAGAGTGGAGGGAGACTGGAGAACGTGCGGAGGGGAGTGAAGGAGCGTCTCTCCCACGGGTCGTCACCATCGCCATCCATCGAGCACCACCCACCACCCACCGGTGGTGGCCAGCGAAGCCATGACGCTATCCCCTCACACACTCCGcccgcccctcctcctccccctcccgcTCCCGCCAACTTCAAACCGACGACCGCCGCCGCCTGCTTCCCGCCCCCGCCCGCTCCACCCGGCGCTCGCACGCCGCAGCCGCAGCAGCGTCCTCCTCGCCCGGCCGCCGCGCGCGGGCGCGGGCGCCGGGGACGGCGGTATGGCGTCGCACGGCTCGCACCCCACGCTGCTCGAGCACATGGGCCGGGCCGGCGCGCCCGCCGACCTCGCCGTCCTCGTCGCACACATCCAGGCCGCCTGCAAGCGCATCGCCGCGCTCGTCGCGTCCCCCGGCAACGCCGACCTCTCGCGGGCCAAGCCGGCGGCCGGTGGAACGGCTGCTTCCGCGGCAGGGCGTGACGCGCCCAAGCCGCTCGACGAATTGTCGGTGCGTGCTGGTTCCACGAGTTGTTTGATTTTGGTGTCATTGCGAGATCGGCGCTTGATAAGAGCAGTAGGCCTGGAGAGCTCAAGCATTGGCACACTGAATTATGTAGGGTTTGGATTGGGAATACATGCATTGTTTCAATGCTTTAGCTACTGGATTTGCATTTTTGCTCCTGCTACAAGTTTCTGCTACTATATTAGTTTGCTTCGGTTCAAAGACTGTACATATCTCTGATGGCAATATATGCACCTTGGCCTGAATGGTAGTGAATCCAAATAACCTGAATACTAACTTCATTTTAAATTCAGAACGAGATCATCCTGTCGTCGCTCCAAAGCTCTGGAAAAGTTGCAGTCGTGGCATCCGAAGAAAATGATCTCCCCGTTTGGATGTGCGACGACGGTCCCTACGTTGTTGTCACCGACCCGCTTGATGGCTCTCGCAACATTGAGGTGTCGATCCCCACTGGAACGATATTCGGGATATACGATAGGCTGGTGGAACTCGACCAGCTCCCTTTGGAGGAGAAAGCTCAGCTCAATTCGCTGCAGAGTGGTTCACGCTTGGTCGCTGCTGGATACATCCTTTATTCATCTGCCACCATCTTCTGCATCAGTTTCGGCGAAGGAACCCATGGATTCACATTGGATAGATCGACAGGAGAATTTGTTTTGACGCATCCGTCCATGCAAATACCCCCCAGAGGTAAGTAAGATGCATATGTATATCAGTATTTCTCGCAATAGGAAAATATGTATATCGCTATTTATTAGTTTTCTGATCATCTTACTTATCAAATCTTGATTGGTTCTTTTTACCTAGTTCCAGTTTCACCGGTACTACAAGCTTTAGCAAATCAGACTTCTGAATTTATAGTGCTCAATGGGCATCAACACGACTACACGAGTAACTTTAGAAGGTAGTATTATAGGATAATTTTTCTTATCTGAAATCTGAAATTGTTCCTTCTGCGACTTCAGCTATCCAGTATCCCTGTAACTTTAGAAGAATGCATGGTCTGACAGTTACTTCTATATTCCTCTCAAAATCTGTAATTGGACACAATGTCAGGACAGATATATTCAGTGAATGATGCGCGGTATTTCGACTGGCCAGAGGGCCTGAAGAAGTACATCGACACGATCAGACAAGGCAAGGGGCAGCATCCCAAGAAGTACTCTGCTCGGTACGTGTGCTCGCTGGTCGCTGACTTTCATCGGACGATCATATACGGTGGAGTCGCAATGAACCCGAGGGATCACCTTCGGTTGGTTTACGAGGCAAATCCTCTCAGTTTCCTTGCCGAGCAGGCAGGGGGGCGAGGCTCAGATGGCAAAACCAGAATCCTGTCCATTCAGCCTGTGAAGCTGCACCAGAGGCTGCCATTGTTCCTGGGGAGCATGGAGGACATGCTTGAGCTAGAAAGCTACGGAGATGTCCAGCAGAAGGTCAATCCTGGATACGATGTCTAATGTTAAGCATGAGGTGATAGCTTCAGGTATTGTAATGAGGTAACAGATGTATATGGCAAAATCTACATTTGCAAGCACAGTATTGTCTCTGTATTTTATTTTGTTGCCTTCTTGCCTAGGCAATTGCAGAGTACTGCACGGTGGAGGTCAGAAGAATTTGATGTAGTTCACTGTGAAAACAaaatatgcaatatggctttttTTTTGTAACGCCCATACATTTTACTCTCGGGAATATATAACTTACGAGCGACCAATGTTAAATATTTAAGGCAATTTTTCTGGCAACCCTTGCATTAGCAGATCCATGTAAGCTGTAGTAGTAACCAATTTTTATGCAGCAACTGAACTTATTCATCAAACACTAGTGCTGAAAGCCCAAAACTGCGAAAATGGAAGGTTATAACAAAGGACACATGAATAAACCCTGCAGATGACCAAAATACATTCCACTCTTCTATCTCTAAGCATGTTCCCATATGAGGAATTGTGACATACAGGCATACAGCCAACATCATTGGCCCTGGCCATACAGGTCACAGTACCACAGCACACAGTGACCATTGGAAGCCAAGAATGACACCTTAGATCAGCGACAGGGAGGCAAACGACAGATTGATCCCTCACATCTATCCATACACTCTATAAACATCTCTGGAAAGCGGGAGGATCACAATGAAGATAGTCACGATGTACAAAAAGATGCCGAATCTGTCCAAAGTCGGCTAAAAAGATCACTGCTCCAACGCAAGCTGCTTGTGCTTGTCCAGATCATTGAGGTAACTCGTGCGAGTGTAGTCCTCTGAATCACAGGAGTCGAACATTGGGGGCTTTGTGGGTCTAGGCTTTCCCATCAGTTCGAGTGATTCCCTATCTCCCTTCATGAAACGGACCACCTGCAACCAAAGGCATCACTTCGTCAGTTTACAGAACTCATTTTGCACTTGAGGCGACAGGGACACCCAAATCACTCACCGATTTCATGCTAGGCCGCAAGTTTGCGCTGTGGTGGATGCACATGGACGCCACTGCCAGGGTGAGTGCCATCTCTTCTGGGTCATATCCAACATCAAGAGAAGGATCCACCAGCCCCTTCATGTTGTTCGACTCGAGCAGCGGTTTTGCCTTTGAAATGATCAAAAGAAATTTATGAATCCAAAGGGTTCAGAAGTATGTAACTATCCGGCTTTATGTTTTCCATGCACATTTTAGGACTACAGTTGAGTCAGTTTGCTCTATTTATATTTATATGATCAAACAATAATTCAGTGAGCTAATTGGAATCTACTTGTGAAGTAGTATATCAGAGCAATCTGCTATACTCACCCATATCACCAGGCTCTGTCTAGAAGAGTCCACGGCTTTCCGCCCTGTCACTAGTTCAAGAAGCAATACTCCGTATGCAAACACATCCGTCTTCTCATTTATGATCCCGTGCATGAAGTACTCTGGGGCCATATAACTGTAAAAGGGGGTAAAATCAAAGTTGAAATAACAATGACACATTGTTTTGGTCCACTAGGAAGATTTTTTctcttttcaaaaaaaaagaggaaagcTCTGGGCTCTGCATCAACTGATGCAAGCAGCCAGTCTGGTGGGAAGCATGAAGTCATCATGAACATGGAGCAGTATTCAGAAATATATGAAACTCACCCGAATGTGCCTTCAATGGGGAATACAACCTGATGGGTGCATTTGTCAGGAAGCCACTTCGCAAGGCCAAAATCTGAAATCTGTGCAATGAGGGAGCAAAAAATGCATCAGTTTACATCATCAGGAGTAGTAGAATGGGCTAGGGCTAGTGTAACAGTAATACGTACCTGAGGTTGATAATCTTCAGTTAAAAGAATATTTGAAGCCTTGATGTCTCTGTGAATTATGTGCCGATGGCAGCCTTCGTGTAGATAAAATAGCCCTTCAGCGATTCCAAGTGCGATATTGAACCGGGCCTTCCACTTGAGGGCTCCCTTTGCACCTGATCAGCCAAGCTCCATTAGTCATTACAATTACAGCACCTCTAAAGTACACTCTTATTTGAGTGGTCCTTTTCATTAGAAAAGGGTATGATCATGCATATGTTTTCAACTGAAGAAGTACTACATGAAGTGATGGTGCAATAAGTATATACATAAATGCAAATTATGAGCTTAATATGCACTCAACGGACATCAGCATTTAAGATACTTTTTAAGTGTTCACGTTGTGTTGGCGTACATGGCAAGATATTTGCTCTATTTCTCCTTTTTTTGGAAGCCACCGCAACAAGTCAACTGTACCATTCATTGCCTAACTAACAAATTGTTCAGAGGACTGTACCATGGAGAAGAGAAGCCAAG belongs to Triticum urartu cultivar G1812 chromosome 7, Tu2.1, whole genome shotgun sequence and includes:
- the LOC125521619 gene encoding fructose-1,6-bisphosphatase, chloroplastic-like, with the translated sequence MTLSPHTLRPPLLLPLPLPPTSNRRPPPPASRPRPLHPALARRSRSSVLLARPPRAGAGAGDGGMASHGSHPTLLEHMGRAGAPADLAVLVAHIQAACKRIAALVASPGNADLSRAKPAAGGTAASAAGRDAPKPLDELSNEIILSSLQSSGKVAVVASEENDLPVWMCDDGPYVVVTDPLDGSRNIEVSIPTGTIFGIYDRLVELDQLPLEEKAQLNSLQSGSRLVAAGYILYSSATIFCISFGEGTHGFTLDRSTGEFVLTHPSMQIPPRGQIYSVNDARYFDWPEGLKKYIDTIRQGKGQHPKKYSARYVCSLVADFHRTIIYGGVAMNPRDHLRLVYEANPLSFLAEQAGGRGSDGKTRILSIQPVKLHQRLPLFLGSMEDMLELESYGDVQQKVNPGYDV